One Cotesia glomerata isolate CgM1 linkage group LG8, MPM_Cglom_v2.3, whole genome shotgun sequence genomic window carries:
- the LOC123270308 gene encoding uncharacterized protein LOC123270308 encodes MTEFARTVPRIKKSKSTFKWGQQYYTALQDAVFPIKHNLYSTPEIPSKLADNIDVKKGKYSCNQCGDSFHFQSSLDDHLARYSWILGYWCRYCTKLECTHQKAPRSNPSSSISCPECKVELKKRCAYFKARGLKGGERVGKILIFYNQCQFFGHLKYHGITAVDMCDMMLMPIPMTIQSDEYAQLDSVSRTLFECMFIKNIHIMDWLRLENINFKWWTVTGSDDNPVGKLIRQHEFDIVRANRLIKSVKDHELAAINNVQDPEEDNDSNTDNSSIKNEEKSPVKEISENHCDLNEIEFVDCASLDDSLITEAPPTAAPPVIVKTEPPSSSESTTGELLKIINKPSAKLANLADINHISLNRNTVTHLINRNLKISSSNTLQTTTLSNITGAGKKNQIIIINKNKDSDKSSEVKANVQILSNSGQDAVKLFKQAGGGRVFFQPGMKPVILKQVPKPLNASKLDGEKKYTVPKFSVVKNKLKILSGNSVPVTLVTSAQMLKSVSTLTTASSTLSTPTAPKQTVLQIRDGSGLKTISVAPEKCTKLIPMEALHKPKEVLQKEMELLQKKNLNISGQIRQKSLISYTPQTVQLSSIPKGTKIVQTIQAGPKLVPVTQSSVKFPRPVQTYQKLQTVVKIGQNSGQKSVAKIGKTLLKPIESLLKPEAQTKELKDTFVKKVEEDPLSGEAFPQQVQKVDRGQSVLKLCAPDKKQNTVRAYREAMILSFQQSRKRVQPLIDNIIETNEIYEKTNVDVHSVKTVNEMALSKFKIYLDNNRNVKMTDDDKINEELHHHSDNWEAKADSFNKYCERCHLKLKPQNYIIGISDPSEQEDNYCQCYNHVCHLCNARQGTLARYNVHMCFHMKEFPYTCPECFKKFPSIQHLEIHIWQQCYHIKTHQSWTCNVCEIEGFLTKEHLARHYFKIHSKSVSFCNLCRKKFDSFSEFRAHNSEIHGIINTQFSNASRLIKCDFGDCLTKPEAFSEHVAAHVTVDKVTHYICPFCNFSMGEISINGHLIQRHVFKAHPERLKEVITNETLSVFIKMNLVNPQAIDRPPSPSIKIVNAFPISSKAFNQQATNSVEILHRRSESMPIKIIDVRTEKADEPVNHKLEEEITELPGSSLKIIDVTSMSKGEYSDDNNEDDDKNKMIKNSIEKLSKLGVSLSAIKKNDKPKKAEEVGTHDEISIINNFSKRKSSPPPLVLINNVNLLELDKEDDKKDVVQIECIKDNKVMIRNDLFNLEGVSIQRKSFGRKKQRLAMNGPLFKKEMVHYNCHLCGELINTNWYVINDHFRECHSAGYRIVSMTPCLRRLTNFEIMKYTGIKRGNSDLMLTPKKRRRGNYGPLFSNGRKLVDKFGGNNLGFCVTQESLQDVEGNFKCKKCNCLFKDVNVLREHLASNHRIRGHYLVCLECGDNFIVASTLQMHLKAFHGINDPISYLQKNTAYAPDAVDEIEEQDKITESNQCYVCFAVFENKLAVDMHLRVHGMAFLNRKRIEARKALKCPPKFKAASPTPKPEEIKIDDCEDDNANVMSMSEMV; translated from the exons tTTCCACTTTCAAAGCAGCCTTGACGACCACTTGGCAAGATACAGTTGGATCCTCGGCTACTGGTGCCGCTACTGTACAAAATTAGAATGCACACACCAAAAAGCTCCTAGAAGTAATCCATCATCAAGTATCTCATGTCCAGAATGCAAAGTCGAGTTGAAGAAAAGATGCGCTTACTTCAAAGCTCGAGGACTAAAAGGAGGCGAGCGGGtgggtaaaattttaatattctacAACCAATGTCAATTTTTCGGTCACCTAAAATACCACGGAATAACAGCAGTAGACATGTGCGACATGATGCTGATGCCTATTCCAATGACCATTCAATCCGACGAATACGCACAGTTGGACAGTGTCTCCAGAACACTGTTCGAGTGTATGTTCATAAAAAACATCCATATTATGGATTGGCTGCGTCTTGAGAACATAAACTTTAAATGGTGGACCGTAACAGGCTCTGATGACAATCCAGTCGGTAAACTTATCCGACAACACGAGTTTGATATCGTCCGAGCCAATAGACTGATAAAATCCGTCAAGGACCATGAGTTGGCCGCTATTAATAACGTCCAAGATCCTGAAGAAGATAATGATAGCAATACCGATAATAGTTCAATAAAAAACGAAGAAAAATCTCCCGTAAAAGAAATTAGCGAAAATCATTGCGACTTAAATGAAATAGAATTCGTCGATTGCGCTTCGCTTGATGATTCATTAATTACCGAAGCGCCCCCTACTGCAGCGCCACCTGTAATAGTTAAAACAGAGCCCCCTAGTAGTTCAGAATCTACAACTGGAgagttattgaaaataattaacaaaccCTCAGCAAAATTAGCTAATCTGGCTGATATTAATCACATAAGCTTGAACAGAAACACTGTGACCCATTTAATAAAccggaatttaaaaatatcttcttCTAATACCCTTCAAACTACAACTTTGTCAAATATTACCGGAGCGGGTAAAAAGAACcagataattataataaataagaacAAAGATTCTGATAAGTCTAGCGAAGTTAAAGCAAATGTTCAAATTTTGTCTAATTCAGGGCAAGATGCTGTTAAGCTCTTCAAGCAAGCAGGTGGCGGTAGAGTCTTTTTCCAACCCGGTATGAAGCCTGTAATTCTTAAACAAGTCCCCAAACCGCTCAATGCTTCTAAGCTAGACGGAGAAAAGAAGTATACTGTCCCTAAATTTAGcgtagttaaaaataaactaaagaTCTTGTCCGGAAATTCAGTTCCTGTTACTTTAGTAACTTCTGCGCAGATGCTAAAAAGTGTTTCGACTTTGACCACAGCGTCCTCTACGCTCTCAACGCCAACCGCTCCAAAACAAACTGTTTTGCAAATTAGGGACGGTTCGGGGCTTAAGACTATTTCAGTAGCGCCAGAAAAGTGCACTAAGTTGATTCCTATGGAGGCTTTGCACAAACCTAAAGAAGTTTTGCAAAAAGAAATGGAACTTTTGCAGAAAAAGAATCTAAATATTTCCGGACAAATTCGCCAGAAGTCACTAATTAGTTACACGCCTCAGACTGTTCAATTGTCTTCTATTCCTAAAGGCACTAAAATTGTCCAGACGATTCAAGCCGGGCCTAAATTAGTCCCAGTAACTCAAAGCTCGGTTAAATTCCCGAGACCTGTTCAAACTTATCAGAAGTTACAAACTGTTGTTAAAATTGGGCAAAATTCTGGACAAAAATCGGTCGCTAAAATAGGTAAGACTCTATTAAAGCCTATTGAAAGTCTCTTGAAGCCAGAGGCTCAAACTAAAGAACTAAAGGATACTTTTGTGAAGAAGGTTGAAGAAGATCCTTTGTCTGGTGAAGCTTTTCCCCAACAAGTTCAGAAAGTAGACAGAGGTCAGAGTGTTCTAAAGCTTTGTGCTCCGGACAAGAAACAGAACACCGTCCGAGCTTATAGAGAAGCTATGATCTTAAGTTTCCAGCAGTCTCGAAAGCGAGTTCAGCCGCTAATTGATAATATAATCGAGACTAATGAAATCTATGAGAAGACTAACGTTGATGTTCATAGTGTAAAGACAGTTAACGAAATGGCGCTtagtaaattcaaaatttacttGGATAACAATAGAAATGTAAAGATGACTGACGATGATAAGATCAATGAAGAGCTTCACCATCATTCCGACAATTGGGAAGCAAAAGCCGATAGCTTTAATAAGTATTGCGAACGTTGTCACTTAAAACTAAAGCCTCAAAATTATATCATAGGTATTTCTGACCCTTCTGAGCAAGAAGACAATTATTGCCAGTGTTACAATCACGTTTGCCATTTATGCAACGCTAGGCAAGGAACTCTAGCTCGGTACAACGTCCACATGTGTTTCCACATGAAAGAATTTCCTTACACATGTCCCGaatgtttcaaaaaattcccTTCAATTCAGCATTTAGAGATCCACATTTGGCAACAATGCTACCATATTAAAACTCACCAATCTTGGACTTGTAACGTTTGCGAAATTGAAGGCTTTTTGACTAAAGAACACTTGGCAAGACACTACTTTAAGATCCACTCTAAAAGCGTGTCCTTCTGTAACTTATGCCGGAAAAAGTTCGACTCTTTTAGCGAATTCCGAGCCCATAATAGCGAAATCCACGGAATTATCAATACCCAATTTAGCAACGCAAGCCGTCTAATTAAATGCGACTTTGGAGATTGCCTAACTAAGCCCGAGGCTTTTAGCGAGCACGTAGCAGCTCATGTAACTGTTGATAAAGTGACTCACTACATCTGTCCCTTTTGCAATTTTTCCATGGGAGAGATTTCTATAAACGGACACTTGATCCAGCGACATGTCTTTAAAGCCCACCCAGAAAGACTTAAAGAGGTCATTACTAATGAAACCCTTTCCGTGTTTATCAAAATGAACCTTGTAAACCCCCAAGCGATTGACCGACCCCCGTCCCCTAGTATTAAGATTGTAAATGCGTTCCCCATTTCTTCCAAAGCGTTTAACCAACAAGCCACTAATTCCGTGGAGATTTTACACCGTAGAAGCGAATCTATGCCTATTAAGATTATCGATGTAAGAACGGAAAAAGCTGATGAGCCAGTTAATCATAAGCTAGAGGAAGAAATAACAGAGCTTCCGGGGTCTTCCTTGAAGATCATTGATGTTACTTCAATGTCTAAGGGAGAATATAGCgatgataataatgaagatgatgataaaaataagaTGATTAAGAATTCTATTGAGAAGCTATCTAAGCTCGGAGTTTCTTTGTCTGCTATAAAAAAGAACGATAAGCCAAAGAAGGCTGAAGAAGTTGGCACTCATGAtgaaatttctataattaacaattttagcAAAAGAAAAAGCTCCCCACCGCCTTTAGTCTTGATTAACAATGTCAATCTTTTGGAACTTGATAAAGAAGATGATAAAAAAGATGTGGTTCAAATTGAGTGCATTAAAGACAATAAGGTGATGATTAGAAATGATTTGTTTAATCTTGAGGGAGTTTCTATTCAAAGGAAATCTTTTGGAAGGAAAAAGCAACGCTTGGCTATGAACGGACCgctttttaagaaagaaatgGTGCATTATAATTGCCACTTGTGTGGAGAGTTGATTAATACTAATTGGTATGTTATTAATGATCACTTTAGAGAGTGTCATTCAGCGGGTTATAGAATTGTTAGTATGACTCCTTGTTTAAGAAGACTTACTAACTTTGAAATTATGAAGTACACTGGGATAAAAAGGGGGAATTCGGATTTGATGTTGACACCCAAAAAACGCAGAAGGGGAAATTACGGTCCGTTATTTAGCAACGGAAGAAAGCTTGTGGATAAATTTGGCGGGAATAATTTGGGGTTTTGCGTTACTCAGGAATCACTTCAGGATGTTGAAGGGAATTTCAAGTGCAAGAAGTGTAATTGTCTGTTTAAGGATGTTAATGTTCTGAGGGAACATCTGGCGAGTAATCATCGAATTAGGGGACATTATTTGGTTTGTTTGGAGTGTggagataattttattgttgctTCGACGTTGCAAATGCACTTGAAGGCTTTTCATGGGATTAATGATCCGATTAGTTACTTGCAGAAAAATACTGCGTATGCTCCTGATGCAGTGGATGAAATTGAGGAGCAAGATAAAATTACTGAGTCTAATCAGTGCTATGTTTGTTTTGCTGTTTTTGAGAATAAACTTGCTGTTGATATGCATCTTAGGGTTCATGGGATGGCTTTTTTGAATAGGAAACGTATAGAGGCGCGCAAAGCGCTTAAATGCCCGCCGAAATTTAAAGCCGCTAGTCCGACTCCTAAGCCGGAGGAAATTAAGATTGATGATTGTGAAGATGATAATGCTAAT GTTATGTCTATGAGCGAAATGGtgtaa